A window from Eubalaena glacialis isolate mEubGla1 chromosome 1, mEubGla1.1.hap2.+ XY, whole genome shotgun sequence encodes these proteins:
- the LOC133099017 gene encoding large ribosomal subunit protein uL23-like → MAPKAKNEVPAPPKAEAKAKALKAKKAVLKGVHSHKKKKIRTSPNFRRPKTLRLRRQPKYPRKSAPRRYKLDHYAIIKFPLTTESAMKKIEDNNTLVFIVDVKANKHQIKQAVKKLYDIDVAKVNTVIRPDGEKKACVRLAPDYDTLDVANKIGII, encoded by the coding sequence ATGGCGCCGAAGGCGAAGAACGAAGTCCCTGCCCCTCCCAAAGCCGAAGCCAAAGCAAAGGCTTTGAAGGCCAAGAAAGCAGTGTTGAAAGGCGtacacagccacaaaaaaaagaagatccgGACGTCACCCAACTTCCGACGGCCCAAAACACTGCGGCTCAGGAGACAGCCCAAATATCCTCGGAAGAGCGCCCCTAGGAGATACAAGCTTGACCACTATGCCATCATCAAGTTCCCCCTCACCACCGAGTCAGCcatgaagaaaatagaagacaaCAACACACTGGTGTTCATTGTGGATGTCAAGGCCAACAAGCACCAAATTAAACAGGCTGTGAAGAAGCTCTATGACATTGACGTGGCTAAGGTCAACACCGTGATCAGGCCTGATGGAGAGAAGAAGGCATGTGTTCGACTGGCTCCTGACTATGACACTTTGGATGTTGCCAACAAAATTGGGATCATCTAA